Proteins encoded by one window of Rutidosis leptorrhynchoides isolate AG116_Rl617_1_P2 chromosome 7, CSIRO_AGI_Rlap_v1, whole genome shotgun sequence:
- the LOC139858064 gene encoding E3 ubiquitin-protein ligase RMA1H1-like, producing the protein MDHYLQDLVPQNIYKEDISQKKYKSSNESFDESENGSSSGFDCNICLDTVHDPVVTLCGHLYCWPCIYKWFTHQKTTPEYLDIKNAQCPVCKSEISQKSIIPLYSRGQTIETISKEQALNPGLMIPRRPLSPRSSVQNVPAQQPIHRTHQQVSMPISMINPTSPTTGMLGEIVYEIFGNSQTSLFAYPNSYNLAGITTQRSRFQAMQADQSLSRVCFFLLCCVMLCLVLF; encoded by the coding sequence ATGGATCATTATCTTCAAGATTTAGTACCTCAAAACATATATAAAGAAGATATCTCTCAAAAGAAATACAAATCCTCAAATGAATCTTTTGATGAATCTGAAAACGGATCTTCATCTGGTTTCGACTGCAATATATGTCTAGATACGGTTCATGATCCGGTAGTTACACTATGCGGGCACCTCTATTGTTGGCCTTGCATTTACAAATGGTTCACCCATCAAAAAACAACACCCGAATACCTCGATATTAAAAACGCACAATGTCCCGTTTGCAAAAGTGAAATCTCTCAAAAAAGTATAATCCCGTTGTACAGTCGTGGTCAAACAATCGAGACTATATCTAAAGAACAAGCACTGAATCCTGGTCTTATGATCCCACGTAGACCCTTGAGTCCTAGAAGTAGTGTGCAGAACGTGCCAGCTCAGCAACCTATTCATCGCACGCATCAGCAAGTGTCAATGCCTATATCTATGATCAACCCAACAAGTCCAACAACTGGTATGCTTGGAGAAATTGTGTATGAAATATTTGGTAATTCGCAAACTAGTTTATTTGCATATCCGAATTCGTACAATCTAGCAGGGATTACTACTCAACGTTCTAGATTTCAGGCAATGCAGGCTGATCAATCGTTAAGTCGTGTTTGTTTTTTCTTACTCTGTTGTGTAATGTTGTGCCTTGTTCTGTTTTGA